In the genome of Pelecanus crispus isolate bPelCri1 chromosome 17, bPelCri1.pri, whole genome shotgun sequence, one region contains:
- the LOC142595103 gene encoding parathyroid hormone 4-like has product MFLPQRSLQLVMFLAILFFACFATCQDTENKRAVTEHQLMHDKGRAFQGLKRLMWLHNALGSVHTASSRDISLSNAMLDSQKSQDPSDLYNSISRDETSSLMKQLLELTEKEQGFPPLKQLDLLQYVKTPKGNWNPQSLFDLLQIKELGSKRNPSTQPQNYSR; this is encoded by the exons atgttcCTGCCCCAGAGATCTCTGCAGCTGGTTATGTTTTtggcaattcttttttttgcctgttttgcaACATGTCAAGACACTGAAAA TAAAAGAGCAGTGACGGAGCACCAGCTCATGCATGACAAAGGGAGGGCATTTCAAGGGCTGAAGCGCCTGATGTGGCTCCACAACGCCCTAGGTAGCGtgcacacagccagcagcagggataTTTCACTTTCAAATGCCATGTTGGATTCTCAGAAGAGCCAAGATCCCTCAGATCTCTACAACAGCATCAGCAGAGATGAGACTTCAAGCCTGATGAAGCAGCTGCTGGAACTGACGGAAAAAGAGCAGGGCTTCCCCCCGTTAAAGCAGCTGGATTTGCTGCAGTATGTGAAGACTCCGAAGGGTAACTGGAACCCACAAAGCCTTTTCGACCTCCTTCAAATCAAAGAGCTGGGCAGCAAGAGAAATCCTAGCACCCAGCCACAGAACTATTCCCGCTAG